The following is a genomic window from Rutidosis leptorrhynchoides isolate AG116_Rl617_1_P2 chromosome 8, CSIRO_AGI_Rlap_v1, whole genome shotgun sequence.
cccttgcccttgccttgataggtgggtcctttcctcttagccacctttagcttagaagtgttattgtttttggacccgccttcattgatcataaacacggatgaagcccttttacccatgcttgcttcggccgtcttaagcatggcatgtaattcgccaatgctcttatcccaaccattcatattgtaattcaatacgaatgtgtcaaacctttttgacaaagaattaaaGATAAGGTCCGtgactaattcattagacacgttgcaatttagacagtTCGCTCgaccaattaggcttttcatcttaaggacataagatgaaacggattgggagtcgtccatccgacatgcatgaagcgctcgaaccgtttcgaagagctcgacacgagcttgttgaaggaacatctccttcaattgtgtgatcatgtcatatgcactatgatgctcgaagtctttttggagttcgggtatcatagtcccaagcataaggcaagcaacttgcaccaaatcggtgcaatacttatcccaataagccatgccttctgtatcatccttgtcgggttgatcgggaatagggtcttccaacacatacgccctatcctcaagtttgaggacaattcttagattgcgaaaccaatccatgaaattcgtatggttgagtttttccttttcgaggattgacctcaacgataggttgtcaaagttgattggtgcgtttggaatgttgttgttattggcggccatctacaaaatttaacaaagttgtttaagtatcaattttaatttaacaatcaataccctttaaatccaattgatatttattaaattttagaatccaacggtaaaccaaattttggttaggtgacctttatcccatcatttgatttagttaggtagtcattatatgacaattgcaatccttttgcaacttctaagttatggaatcatgcaatccttttgcatggcatatttattccatcaacgcctatttgttcctcatgtttCGGTGACCCTAagctcatgatttccaaatcaagtcgtcctacttgtataaacatgtaaatttaacatacaagtggttaggtgacctttatcccacaagtgtgcgaaattcaccttaatcatattagtttgctcataacggttaggtgacctttatcccattatgagttccctaattatttttaagtgtcacacaaaaggatggcgtttaacttgtttgccttgttaataagggattttaagttttcattatttctagtttaagaaaacttttatgccatacaccaacatgcatttagtgtatggtacatatgaaaaaccattttcatgtcttgtaattaagccaattacttgatataaaccattttatatatatgatccttttcatgttcttaataaccgtttattaatgtccttttagccatttttaatttaaccatttaaattgtcgttttgcatgtcgttaataatgtctaatttaaccaattaaattgtcattttgcttgttgttaacttgtgatttacttgtagcaaccaaacatataaacacaataaacaaccatgcatgcaaaacaaatatgttcacaatcaagccattttggtagacatttgtttagccgaaaacaaatgccaccggttaaggggttataaaacaaagtaggagatttcaaaatctcccacttaatcttgcatccaaatgcttcttcttgtgttcttccaagtcttcatcttgtatcttcattttattacaaaatatatcctaatacattttgtctagaaaatgaaatacaacctaatctattttacataccaaatataaaataaattacataaccaaatgaataatgttacaaaccaattgaataaatattattacaaaccaaatgaataaatataaatcaaccatgcaagcaaccaaacacaaggtcaaggataggattgtgaacatttacatacaaccaaaatatgaaggaaaaaaaaatggaagcacccaaaacccattttgggtctccaaaatttcggccaaactaagaacccacccaaacccgaaaatttttgcattcttctttcatgcatgttcataaaatgcaaaaatatagtgggtttaataaataatctcgaagcatattccaacaacttcggctctgataccattgttgggatttaacaagttcataatacttaaaacattttgagaatcaaacttagcggaagcatgtaagtattaccattttagaacatgttaatctttaaccatttaaagttaaatcccaattaggatcaagttatgaaatatacttacaaactacaagcaagaaaagagtttatacctactccaagcttgttggtaaatgatgaagatgatgatgatgaatgaagctccaaaagaatgaaacctcaagttgttataccccaaactttgcaccaacaccttgtactttggttaggatttattaacacttgaattaaacttgcaaaaaccaaatttaAAACCCCTTTGAGCACCCTAAAGCCCACGGCCAGCAGCAACTGTTTTGGAGGTTTTTGTGCAGTTTTATTGAAGTATAATTGCATGTGTGTGTTTATCAAAGAGTCATGTTacttgtatatggaaatgggaaagcatgggtcaaggaatctaagcctagagcatgtgtatctcattccctatgccacttcccCATTTGTTTTATGAAATTAGTTTTATataagttaaattttataaaactcttttataaaacttccatatacatttgttatgtacatttatatatataaaaccaagtttttataaaatgtaacataacaaagtcaattatttaacctataaataattaaactcttattatataaattattccataatttatatatacacattaagtaatatttcagaaaaccatttttcttaaagttcaagtgtcgcgtatttaatcaacgatccaatcgctaagatcaaatacgaataaggtgtcggtaagtttgttattgggtatgacccgacttggatcaaaacatattagccacgttaatttaatatgtctctgggcatacgaaataccttcattatCATCCCATCATCACCATCCCATAatgatcattatcatcataacCCTAACATCGACATGAATCTTAATCATCATCGTACACATCCCATCGTGCCATCATCGTATCAAACCATCATCATATTCATTATTAACACTTAACATCATCTTCTtattgcatcatcatcatcatctaaaccaTTGATCATAATACTATATTATCATAACAACTAAATCATCtaaacattatcatcatcatacggtAATCATCATCAATATAACTATGATCATAGTCATTCGTTACTAATAAAACTGTACCCTCATCATATTATTACCCTTAACAGTCCATAAGCCCAGGTTCATCTTGGCCCAACAGAAAAGAAATACGGCCCAATACACTTACAGGATCACGGTCCAAGTATTTAAATTGCTTCAGCCCACTTGTGTGATTATTTTAAATGGTCTGATTTTAGAACAAAAAGGAATGAAAGAAAAGTAAACGCAGTTATAGCAACAACCTGCAATTGGGTTTGGTTTGGTTTCCTTGGAACGAAATTAAGAGCAGCAAAAGTAGCAGAGCTGGATAGAAGCAACACTATCAATCGATCTAAAAGCCgttgttaattgaaacagaaaaatagaaatagCAGGTACTCGGTTCCTTTTTCATCTTCTCATATCCATAGTAATAGTTTCAGGTTTGTATTGTTTTGTTGTGTTGGTTTTCGAGTAGAGATATATGTAAAAATCGTTGATGACAAGAGGTGGTTGTTGAACAGCTACAAACAAACAGAGCAGCAGCAAGAACGAACGAAGTAGAAACAGAAGGTGAACTGCAGTTGTAGCAGCGTATGATGTATAATCAAAACAGAAAACTAATAATGTAGATGTTTTCTAATTAATTTCGTGAAACTATCCACCAATTTTGAAAGGCTGAATCGAAGGATTGATaatgaatttcggagtcaaagcttCAAAACAAAAAAAGTCAAACGTCGGTTCAAGAATCAAATTCGTAATTAATTCGAGGTTTCTGATGAAATTGATGATTGAGGATGGTTCTATGGAAGATTTAACAAGTACTTCATGAAGAAATTGAACAATAAAACTAACCAGATTGCAAAATCATATTTTATCTTCATCTTTCCAAATTCGCCACTGTATGAAGATGTGTTCTGTGATTTTATTGAAATAATGGATCGAAATCATTCATCAGTGTTATAAATCGTTTTCTAGGGTCATGTCTGATTTGTATTCTAATGATAATTGGAAACACGGATGGGAGAAAGAACAGAAAAAGGGAAGAAAAAGAATAGAAGATGATAGAGATAGAAAAACTGATTTCACACGTTTTATTATAtctgtaatttatttatatatagctatatttataaagtatataatcaatattaataataaatctaTATAAGTAactataataattctaattaataaaaattatattaataatacttattattaattatagaaatagaaatactaataataataataatagaaatacttataataataataaaagtaaatataataacaatataatgatattaataataacagtattgaataaaaaaatgatagtaataatattaacaataataatattaatataataatttatacatatctgattttatatttatatcatactattattaatactgatattaatattaatatatttattttaataataatactaaaagtaataatattaaaacaactatattttaacttgtacttaatattatacattattatttatgttatatttactaattatataatatattcattttattagtaacttaattattttatatataccttAAATTTTCAATTCAATTAGAATGATTtgtttgtattatattaatttaaattaatatatacacttataattatatttacatctatacacttttatttacaacaactgttcgtgaatcgtcgggcatagccaaaggttaactgaatccatgtaaatagttcaaaattttttgagattcaacattacagacttccttattgtgtcgaaatcatattcagattaagtttaaatttggtcggaaattttcgggtcgtcacaggcaACGACATCATAACACCCGACCGAAATGAAGCCAAGGAGAATGGAGCGGAAGGAACCTACGAAATAGCTAATGACCAAGAACAACCTCCAATCGACACCAAAAGCAACACCAGGGCCGACGACAAACCACCAAGCAGAGAAATCAATAGCTAAACATAATCGTCATTTTTAAGTACATAACAGAAGCTAAATAGAAGAGAAAAAAGCACAAAACCACACCGGAGCAACTTCCGGCGAAGTCGCCGGAAAGGAACTCCAACGCCCTTAAGACTACTGGCTGGGAGCAGAGAGACAACCACGAACAAAACGGTAAACAACACCGACGAATCTCAGATCTCAACAGAGATCGCCGCCTGAGACCATATCGGAGAAATTCCGACATGGTGCTGGCGTTAAGACCAAACCCCAAACCAACCTAAACCGAAACCTAGAACAAGGCTGAGACGAGAACACTTACCCGAACGAAACCAGAAACGCAGAATGACGTACAGACCGTCATTCGCCACCTGCGACGGCCACGCCGGAGAAGAGAGCCGGAAAACCTCGAAACCCACAGAGAAGGGAGAGGTGCTCGAAAGATCCAAAGGAAATAAGAAAACTAAGCAGTAATCAACGAAAAAAGAAACGCCGGACCTCCGGTGAGATGCCGGAGGCCGGAAACTGCAGTTGCAAATGACTACAAACCGGAAAAACGCTAGGGAATAGGTTAAGAAAAGAGGGAGCGTTTGTAAGAGGAGAACGTTTGGTTAAAGCATAGTAGATTAACAACAAAGAAAAGAGATGAGGAAGAGAATAACTTACTGGAAAAAAAAGGTTGAACGAAGATGAAGTTGACCGGAAAAAACAAAAGATACAGAGGTTGAGATTTGAGATCTAAGAAGCACAGTTACCAAGGTAATCAATTGTATTTGAGGTGTTGATACTTGATATATATCTAGGCAACCTCAAATGAATTGGATATGTTAATAGGTCTTTTAGAATTATTTGAGAATCAGAGTGCAAAGGAATGTTACAATTACTATGATACAAACTATTACGCAGTATTAAGAATTAAGATATTCTTCTTCATTTCAACTGTCAAACTATTTAACCATCACAAAGATAGTCAAGTGGTTGAGGCCTCAGGTTCGATACATCAAATAAGGGGCGTCTTTGAGGGTGTGCAAAGTATGCAGTTGCACAAGGCCGTAATTTTTTTAGATCGTTCTTTACCACTCAAAGTGTGCAGATGCGGAGGGAGTATATATTTTATAATGGCAGTATTTTATACATCGTTCTTTACCACTCAACGATGTGTATGACAAAGGGGACTCCGCCATCCATCACATCCGAGTTATCgcccggctctgataccactgatagGATTGTATAACCCAACAACATGTCCTATAATATAAGTCCAAAAGTCTACTTTTTCAAAACCAATAGGTAGTAGATGTATTTTTCCATAAACTTATATCCATACAATTATTTTGTCCTATTATCTATGTGTGACTTTGATTTGCACCCGTACAGAAAGCCCTCTAACAGCAGATTGAAGATTATCCGTACTTGCATTCAAAATAACGAACTCGTTCAATTGACCAACAAGTACAAAACATCAAGTGAGAGTTAACTTTCACCATCTCCATTCTTTTTCCATTTTTTCTTCAGTTTCACATAAGATATCTATTTAGTCACTCAAACAATATGTTTTTGATATATGACAAAATAAACTCTGAAACTGCATTTGTTGACAGTAGCCCTTTTCACAAACATGACAATGAGGCTTAACTCTCATAAGAACTAAAAACAAATGACATAAAGACCATGATCAATAGCACAATTGAAGAAACCTCGGATAAAAAATACTCACTAAAATCCCGAatatttaaccattttaaagtgaTGCAGAGTGAtccataatacaataataatataacaaaaacAGATGCTGAAAATCCCTCCTGGTACACTAAGCTTTATTTACACGAATCTTCTGCCCTTCGAGCACCTACAACAATAAACACGACATGTAAATATTCAAGTCCTCGAACTGAAACTAAATGGCGACGAGAGTACAATCAAACATGCAGGAGGTACGAACTTACAGCGTCATTAAAAGATGAAATGGCTGCTTCTACCTCTTCTTCGGAAGAGAATGAAACAAACCCGAATCCTGTTGATTTTGAAGTACCCGGAACTCGTGAAACTTTAGCACCAAGAACGTTACCCTTATCTGCAAAAAAACTTTTGAGCGAATCTGATGTCACTGTTTTTGCAAGATTTCCGACATAAAGCTTGTAAGGACTGTCAACGAACGGGGTTTCGTCTGATTGAAGAAGTGTAGACGTGACACCATTCAAAGGCTTCTCGGTGACGTTTACTTTAATTTTACGCCCTCCAATTTCCTGTCCAACAAAACAAAATTAGACCCGTATATGtacctaatatttatatttatatttatgctaTTGATTTGTGTCAATAAAGGAAtggaagatatgtaattttgtaagTTTTGTTTAGAGAAACTTTTTGAACAAGTATTAGTAGTTATTTAACGAATTTGACGGTGAATTGGAAAGTTAACGATAGAAAGATAGCCTTACCGTGCCATTTAGCTTTTCAATGGCAGCATTTGCATCATCAACGGTTTTCATTGTGACAAAACCAAATCTTCGACTCCTTCCTGACCATTTATCATACATTACCTACAAAATTATGTTACTGAAAAGTGTTAACATGATGATTCATGGTAGTAAAATATTGATGTTTCCAAAACAACCAGGGACATTCTTATTTTCAGTAATTATTATTTGACTGTTTACTTTCAATCCAAGGCGAAAAAGTAAAGCATGAAACTTTGCAGTAAATCATTGAGCTAAACCTGTGCTAACTACTCATTTACTATTACTCTGTTCACCTATTAGAGTTTATATTTTGATATTCCAAGTGCAATTAGAAGCCATAAGTTGTAC
Proteins encoded in this region:
- the LOC139864382 gene encoding uncharacterized protein; the protein is MASISSSIISSTTYIHHHSSSKSFKTQQQLQLPISSKSKLSSQITLKCLIPRQPTRLFCVAEETAVTVDPTSEAARKLYVGNIPRTTNNDELQKVFEEHGSIEKVEVMYDKWSGRSRRFGFVTMKTVDDANAAIEKLNGTEIGGRKIKVNVTEKPLNGVTSTLLQSDETPFVDSPYKLYVGNLAKTVTSDSLKSFFADKGNVLGAKVSRVPGTSKSTGFGFVSFSSEEEVEAAISSFNDAVLEGQKIRDMLLGYTILSVVSEPGDNSDVMDGGVPFVIHIVECFRPPASHRRSGVSFFVDYCLVFLFPLDLSSTSPFSVGFEVFRLSSPAWPSQVANDGLYVILRFWFRSASSLKGVGVPFRRLRRKLLRCGFVLFSLLFSFCYVLKNDDYV